In Aegilops tauschii subsp. strangulata cultivar AL8/78 chromosome 3, Aet v6.0, whole genome shotgun sequence, one genomic interval encodes:
- the LOC109770826 gene encoding cysteine-rich receptor-like protein kinase 10, with the protein MDMVIVPILLLLLLPFVGAQWLVCGDSGNYTSNSTYQANLMLLSSTLPNKAVSNTSVFATATVGHAPDIIYALTLCHGDITDASDCESCVAAAFKDAQLSCPYNKEVSTYYDYCMLRFSNHNFLLANSTEDQMKWINLRNTLNFTTGGDSITHLLFMLLNSTAQAAANSSRRFTTSRLGVNIVPTVYCFMQCTPDLTPHDCAACLQVVLKHTLKFLDGAQGGRILGTRCSMRYELYHFYEGVPMLAIPVVNGTTPAPTPATSTRYPHSQSHPPAAAPLREAQTAVQEQQGHNSRKRVLWIIAGVAPLLSILLCVICSVVWTRRRRQGKVNLNDQAATNRPEENELVWRLEEKSSEFTLFDFSEILHATHNFSKENLLGQGGFGPVYKGQLPDGMQIAVKRLASHSGQGFTEFKNEVELIAKLQHNNLVKLLGCCIQGEEKLLVYEYLPNKSLDFFIFERNRTAFIDWNKRRVIIEGIAQGLLYLHKHSRLRIIHRDLKASNILLDQDMNPKISDFGLAKIFSSNDTQGSTKRVVGTYGYMSPEYASEGIYSIKSDVFSFGVLLLEILSGKRNSGFYQYGDFLNLLGYSWQLWEGGTWIELLDASIAKEICTSDARRYINIALMCVQESADDRPTMSDVVAMLNSESGILPEPNHPGYFNLRVSKTHEFFVPCSNNDVTITEEPHGR; encoded by the exons ATGGACATGGTTATCGTTCCCATCCTTCTCCTGCTGCTCCTGCCCTTCGTTGGTGCCCAATGGCTAGTGTGCGGTGACAGCGGCAACTATACATCAAACAGCACCTACCAAGCCAACCTCATGCTCCTCTCGTCTACCCTCCCCAACAAGGCCGTGTccaacaccagcgtcttcgccacCGCCACCGTGGGCCATGCTCCGGACATCATCTATGCCCTTACGCTCTGCCACGGGGACATCACCGACGCCTCTGACTGCGAGAGCTGCGTCGCTGCCGCCTTCAAAGATGCGCAGCTGAGCTGCCCGTACAATAAGGAAGTCAGCACGTACTACGATTACTGCATGCTCAGGTTCTCCAACCATAATTTTCTCCTTGCCAACAGTACCGAAGATCAGATGAAGTGGATCAACCTCCGGAACACCCTGAACTTCACGACAGGTGGCGACTCCATCACGCACTTGTTGTTCATGCTTCTGAACAGCACGGCCCAAGCGGCTGCAAACAGCTCCAGGAGGTTCACCACCTCGCGCTTAGGCGTCAACATCGTCCCAACGGTGTACTGCTTTATGCAGTGCACGCCCGACCTCACGCCCCACGACTGCGCGGCTTGCTTACAGGTTGTTTTGAAGCATACGCTCAAGTTCCTAGATGGAGCGCAAGGTGGTCGAATTCTCGGGACACGGTGTAGCATGAGGTACGAGCTATACCACTTCTACGAAGGGGTCCCCATGCTTGCAATTCCGGTGGTCAACGGCACTACGCCAGCGCCCACGCCCGCTACCAGTACCAGGTACCCACATTCCCAGTCGCATCCACCAGCTGCGGCGCCTCTCCGGGAGGCGCAGACGGCTGTTCAAGAACAACAGG GACACAACTCACGCAAGAGGGTGTTGTGGATTATTGCTGGGGTGGCTCCACTACTGTCAATACTTCTATGCGTTATCTGTTCCGTTGTATGGACGAGAAGAAGAAGACAAG GAAAGGTAAACTTAAACGACCAGGCTGCCACCAATAGACCGGAAGAAAATGAACTGGTCTGGAGATTGGAGGAGAAGAGTTCAGAGTTCACTCTCTTTGACTTTTCTGAGATATTGCATGCTACACATAACTTCTCCAAGGAAAATCTACTTGGACAAGGTGGCTTTGGCCCTGTCTACAAG GGCCAATTACCAGATGGAATGCAAATCGCTGTCAAAAGGCTTGCCTCACATTCAGGACAAGGTTTTACAGAATTCAAAAATGAAGTTGAACTTATTGCAAAATTACAACACAATAATCTCGTCAAGCTCTTGGGATGCTGCATTCAGGGAGAGGAAAAACTGTTGGTGTATGAGTATTTGCCAAATAAGAGCTTGGACTTCTTTATATTTG AAAGAAACAGGACAGCCTTTATTGATTGGAACAAAAGACGTGTGATAATCGAAGGGATAGCCCAAGGTCTTCTCTATCTCCACAAGCACTCTCGGCTACGCATCATACACAGAGACCTTAAGGCCAGCAACATTCTCTTGGACCAGGATATGAATCCTAAAATTTCTGATTTTGGCCTAGCAAAAATATTCAGCTCCAATGATACTCAGGGAAGCACAAAGAGGGTAGTTGGAACATA TGGTTATATGTCTCCGGAGTATGCCTCTGAAGGCATTTACTCAATCAAATCAGATGTGTTCAGCTTTGGTGTGTTACTTCTTGAGATCCTTAGCGGAAAAAGAAATTCTGGTTTCTATCAGTATGGAGACTTTCTTAACCTTCTTGGATAT TCATGGCAACTATGGGAAGGAGGAACATGGATTGAGCTTCTAGATGCATCAATTGCAAAGGAGATCTGTACATCAGATGCTAGGAGGTACATTAACATCGCACTGATGTGTGTACAAGAGAGTGCAGATGATCGACCCACCATGTCAGATGTTGTTGCAATGTTAAACAGCGAGAGTGGTATTCTTCCAGAACCAAATCATCCAGGATACTTCAACCTAAGGGTATCTAAGACACATGAATTTTTTGTTCCATGTAGTAACAATGATGTAACCATCACTGAGGAGCCACATGGCAGATAG